The following are from one region of the Salmo trutta chromosome 20, fSalTru1.1, whole genome shotgun sequence genome:
- the slc15a2 gene encoding solute carrier family 15 member 2 isoform X1 gives MGKRKELKLEIHESGKTSKSPKLCGTNYPVCISFIVVNEFCERFSYYGMKAVLTLYFINYLHWDQNLSTAVYHAFSSLCYFTPVLGALIADSWLGKFKTIVYLSVVYVLGHVVKSVGAIPSVGDSTIHIALSMVGLILIAFGTGGIKPCVSAFGGDQFDEEHTNERRKFFSIFYMSINAGSVLSTLITPILRGNVQCFGGDCYALAFGVPAILMVIALVVFISGSGMYKKSPPEGNVLLDVCRCLGLAIKNRWMSSKYDSKRKHWLDWAEEKYPKRLIHEIKMVLRVLVLYIPLPMFWALFDQQGSRWTLQATRMNMAFGSTFVLKPDQMQMLNALLILMFVPIFDVVVYPLIGLCRINLTPLKKMAVGMIFAALAFGAATLVEVNVMKTVVEPAPHGQCLLQVYNLADSDVKLSIPGSNLFSQPIKSYEDPQAYQHLELGGHNKTITVGINHNGHFHECRETFTEQKAYSLVLHSKTSGIVCQLATDNVLKSEKMEAYLRFINTRSEAVNVTMAGVDFYIPADYGISPNKSVERNEYTNVRCTSGSQDFSINLGLLDSGASYTVILKGGPGEIIPQKMEDVMANNVHIAWQIPQYALMTAGEVMFSITGIEFSYSQAPANMKSVLQAGWLLTVAFGNVIVLIVAEGAGLDQWMEFLLFAGLLVAVCIIFSIMAYFYTYVDPGELDKLFPDKTVNEDEDDLKKDQADDIMYLNSIEKRTKM, from the exons ATGGGGAAACGAAAGG AGCTGAAATTGGAAATTCATGAAAGTGGAAAGACAAGCAAATCACCG AAACTCTGTGGAACCAACTACCCTGTCTGCATCTCCTTCATTGTGGTGAATGAGTTCTGTGAACGCTTCTCCTACTATGGCATGAAAG CGGTGCTGACGCTGTACTTCATCAACTACCTGCATTGGGACCAGAACCTGTCCACAGCAGTGTACCATGCCTTCTCCAGCCTCTGCTACTTCACCCCTGTTCTGGGGGCCCTCATTGCTGACTCCTGGCTGGGCAAGTTCAA GACCATTGTTTACCTCTCTGTTGTCTATGTGCTCGGTCACGTCGTCAAGTCGGTTGGGGCCATACCGAGTGTGGGGGACTCGACCATACACAT agcattGTCTATGGTGGGGCTCATCCTTATAGCCTTTGGTACAGGAGGCATCAAACCCTGTGTATCAGCGTTCGGAGGTGATCAGTTTGATGAAGAACAT ACGAACGAAAGGAGGAAATTCTTCTCCATCTTCTATATGTCCATCAATGCTGGGAGTGTCTTATCGACACTCATCACTCCAATACTGCGAG GAAATGTGCAGTGTTTTGGCGGTGACTGCTACGCTCTTGCTTTCGGAGTACCAGCCATTTTGATGGTCATTGCTCTAG TCGTGTTCATCTCTGGAAGTGGGATGTATAAGAAGAGTCCACCTGAGGGGAACGTCTTATTGGATGTGTGTCGGTGCCTGGGG TTGGCCATCAAGAACCGGTGGATGAGTTCTAAGTACGACTCTAAGAGGAAACACTGGCTGGACTGGGCAGAGGAGAAGTATCCG AAACGTCTGATCCATGAGATTAAGATGGTCCTGAGGGTTCTGGTGCTCTACATCCCTCTGCCCATGTTCTGGGCTCTGTTTGACCAGCAG GGATCCCGCTGGACTCTCCAGGCCACCCGGATGAACATGGCCTTT GGATCAACATTCGTTCTGAAGCCTGATCAAATGCAG ATGTTAAACGCTCTGCTGATCCTCATGTTTGTGCCTATCTTTGACGTGGTTGTCTACCCACTCATAGGCCTGTGCAGGATCAATCTCAC GCCGCTGAAGAAGATGGCTGTTGGTATGATCTTTGCAGCGCTGGCCTTCGGTGCTGCCACCTTGGTGGAGGTCAACGTCATG AAAACGGTGGTGGAGCCTGCACCTCATGGACAGTGTCTGCTACAGGTCTACAACCTGGCTGACAGTGACGTCAAACTAAGCATCCCTGGGAGTAACCTATTCTCACAACCCATCAAATCCTATGAG GATCCTCAAGCATATCAGCATCTTGAACTGGGGGGACACAACAAGACCATCACTGTGGGGATCAATCACAATGGACACTTTCATGAGTGTAGAGAGACTTTCACAGAGCAGAAAGCCTACAGTCTCGTCCTGCACAGCAAAACCTCGGGAATAGTGTGTCAACTA GCGACAGACAACGTACTTAAAAGTGAGAAAATGGAAGCATACCTGAG GTTCATAAACACGCGGAGTGAGGCTGTGAACGTAACAATGGCTGGTGTGGACTTTTACATACCCGCTGACTATGGCATATCTCCTAATAAGAGTGTGGAAAGAAACGA GTATACAAACGTGAGGTGTACATCAGGCTCACAGGATTTCTCCATCAACCTGGGCCTGCTTGACTCTGGAGCTTCATACACCGTCATCCTCAAAGGG GGCCCTGGAGAGATCATCCCCCAGAAGATGGAGGATGTGATG GCCAACAATGTTCACATAGCCTGGCAGATCCCCCAGTATGCCCTGATGACAGCAGGAGAAGTCATGTTCTCCATCACAGGCATCGAGTTCTCCTATTCACAG GCTCCAGCCAACATGAAGTCAGTGCTGCAGGCCGGCTGGCTGCTGACTGTAGCCTTTGGCAATGTCATTGTGCTAATCGTAGCAGAGGGGGCAGGTCTGGATCAG TGGATGGAGTTCCTGCTGTTCGCTGGCCTCCTGGTGGCAGTCTGCATCATCTTCTCCATCATGGCTTACTTCTACACCTACGTAGACCCAGGCGAGCTAGACAAGCTGTTCCCAGACAAGACAGTCAATGAGGATGAAGACGACCTGAAGAAGGACCAGGCAGACGACATTATGTACTTGAACTCAATAGAGAAGAGAACCAAGATGTAG
- the slc15a2 gene encoding solute carrier family 15 member 2 isoform X2, with product MVGLILIAFGTGGIKPCVSAFGGDQFDEEHTNERRKFFSIFYMSINAGSVLSTLITPILRGNVQCFGGDCYALAFGVPAILMVIALVVFISGSGMYKKSPPEGNVLLDVCRCLGLAIKNRWMSSKYDSKRKHWLDWAEEKYPKRLIHEIKMVLRVLVLYIPLPMFWALFDQQGSRWTLQATRMNMAFGSTFVLKPDQMQMLNALLILMFVPIFDVVVYPLIGLCRINLTPLKKMAVGMIFAALAFGAATLVEVNVMKTVVEPAPHGQCLLQVYNLADSDVKLSIPGSNLFSQPIKSYEDPQAYQHLELGGHNKTITVGINHNGHFHECRETFTEQKAYSLVLHSKTSGIVCQLATDNVLKSEKMEAYLRFINTRSEAVNVTMAGVDFYIPADYGISPNKSVERNEYTNVRCTSGSQDFSINLGLLDSGASYTVILKGGPGEIIPQKMEDVMANNVHIAWQIPQYALMTAGEVMFSITGIEFSYSQAPANMKSVLQAGWLLTVAFGNVIVLIVAEGAGLDQWMEFLLFAGLLVAVCIIFSIMAYFYTYVDPGELDKLFPDKTVNEDEDDLKKDQADDIMYLNSIEKRTKM from the exons ATGGTGGGGCTCATCCTTATAGCCTTTGGTACAGGAGGCATCAAACCCTGTGTATCAGCGTTCGGAGGTGATCAGTTTGATGAAGAACAT ACGAACGAAAGGAGGAAATTCTTCTCCATCTTCTATATGTCCATCAATGCTGGGAGTGTCTTATCGACACTCATCACTCCAATACTGCGAG GAAATGTGCAGTGTTTTGGCGGTGACTGCTACGCTCTTGCTTTCGGAGTACCAGCCATTTTGATGGTCATTGCTCTAG TCGTGTTCATCTCTGGAAGTGGGATGTATAAGAAGAGTCCACCTGAGGGGAACGTCTTATTGGATGTGTGTCGGTGCCTGGGG TTGGCCATCAAGAACCGGTGGATGAGTTCTAAGTACGACTCTAAGAGGAAACACTGGCTGGACTGGGCAGAGGAGAAGTATCCG AAACGTCTGATCCATGAGATTAAGATGGTCCTGAGGGTTCTGGTGCTCTACATCCCTCTGCCCATGTTCTGGGCTCTGTTTGACCAGCAG GGATCCCGCTGGACTCTCCAGGCCACCCGGATGAACATGGCCTTT GGATCAACATTCGTTCTGAAGCCTGATCAAATGCAG ATGTTAAACGCTCTGCTGATCCTCATGTTTGTGCCTATCTTTGACGTGGTTGTCTACCCACTCATAGGCCTGTGCAGGATCAATCTCAC GCCGCTGAAGAAGATGGCTGTTGGTATGATCTTTGCAGCGCTGGCCTTCGGTGCTGCCACCTTGGTGGAGGTCAACGTCATG AAAACGGTGGTGGAGCCTGCACCTCATGGACAGTGTCTGCTACAGGTCTACAACCTGGCTGACAGTGACGTCAAACTAAGCATCCCTGGGAGTAACCTATTCTCACAACCCATCAAATCCTATGAG GATCCTCAAGCATATCAGCATCTTGAACTGGGGGGACACAACAAGACCATCACTGTGGGGATCAATCACAATGGACACTTTCATGAGTGTAGAGAGACTTTCACAGAGCAGAAAGCCTACAGTCTCGTCCTGCACAGCAAAACCTCGGGAATAGTGTGTCAACTA GCGACAGACAACGTACTTAAAAGTGAGAAAATGGAAGCATACCTGAG GTTCATAAACACGCGGAGTGAGGCTGTGAACGTAACAATGGCTGGTGTGGACTTTTACATACCCGCTGACTATGGCATATCTCCTAATAAGAGTGTGGAAAGAAACGA GTATACAAACGTGAGGTGTACATCAGGCTCACAGGATTTCTCCATCAACCTGGGCCTGCTTGACTCTGGAGCTTCATACACCGTCATCCTCAAAGGG GGCCCTGGAGAGATCATCCCCCAGAAGATGGAGGATGTGATG GCCAACAATGTTCACATAGCCTGGCAGATCCCCCAGTATGCCCTGATGACAGCAGGAGAAGTCATGTTCTCCATCACAGGCATCGAGTTCTCCTATTCACAG GCTCCAGCCAACATGAAGTCAGTGCTGCAGGCCGGCTGGCTGCTGACTGTAGCCTTTGGCAATGTCATTGTGCTAATCGTAGCAGAGGGGGCAGGTCTGGATCAG TGGATGGAGTTCCTGCTGTTCGCTGGCCTCCTGGTGGCAGTCTGCATCATCTTCTCCATCATGGCTTACTTCTACACCTACGTAGACCCAGGCGAGCTAGACAAGCTGTTCCCAGACAAGACAGTCAATGAGGATGAAGACGACCTGAAGAAGGACCAGGCAGACGACATTATGTACTTGAACTCAATAGAGAAGAGAACCAAGATGTAG